The following coding sequences lie in one Pseudomonas sp. B33.4 genomic window:
- a CDS encoding tetratricopeptide repeat protein has translation MRFVPIAALALSVLAVTGCTRWSMNHHLNNAYSAYDRGNCEQVMLELSKVERASRARPYVWPEVSMMRGQCLERQKMFVDAAQTYQFIIASYPNSEYAYRARARLETLQSLGHYPTRSAAAVVRPTRF, from the coding sequence ATGCGATTCGTACCCATTGCCGCCCTTGCCCTCAGCGTCCTCGCCGTCACGGGCTGCACCCGTTGGTCGATGAACCATCATTTGAACAACGCCTACAGCGCCTATGACCGCGGCAATTGCGAGCAGGTCATGCTCGAACTGTCCAAGGTCGAACGCGCCAGTCGCGCCCGCCCGTACGTATGGCCGGAAGTGTCGATGATGCGCGGCCAGTGCCTGGAGCGGCAGAAAATGTTTGTTGATGCGGCGCAGACCTACCAGTTCATCATCGCCTCGTACCCCAACAGCGAATATGCCTACCGCGCCCGCGCTCGTCTGGAAACCTTGCAGAGCCTGGGCCATTACCCGACGCGCAGCGCCGCTGCCGTGGTGCGCCCAACGCGCTTCTGA
- the pyk gene encoding pyruvate kinase encodes MSVRRTKIVATLGPASNSPEVLEQLILAGLDVARLNFSHGTPDEHKARAKLVRDLAAKHGRFVALLGDLQGPKIRIAKFANKKIELKIGDKFTFSTSHPLTEGNQQVVGIDYPDLVKDCGVGDELLLDDGRVVMRVDTATATELHCTVTIGGPLSDHKGINRRGGGLTAPALTEKDKADIKLAAEMEVDYLAVSFPRDAADMEYARQLRDEAGGTAWLVAKIERAEAVADDETLDGLIKASDAVMVARGDLGVEIGDAELVGIQKKIILHARRHNKAVIVATQMMESMIQNPMPTRAEVSDVANAVLDYTDAVMLSAESAAGLYPLEAVQAMARICVGAEKHPTGKTSSHRIGKEFTRCDESIALATMYTANHFPGVKAIIALTESGYTPLIMSRIRSSVPIYAFSPHRETQARAAMFRGVYTVPFDPASLEPHEVSQKAIDELVKRGVVEKGDWVILTKGDSYHTTGGTNGMKILHVGDPQV; translated from the coding sequence ATGTCCGTCCGTCGTACCAAAATCGTCGCTACCCTTGGCCCGGCCAGTAACTCGCCGGAAGTTCTCGAACAGCTGATTCTGGCTGGTCTGGACGTTGCCCGTCTGAACTTCTCCCACGGCACCCCCGACGAGCACAAGGCTCGCGCGAAGCTGGTGCGTGACCTCGCTGCCAAGCACGGTCGCTTCGTCGCCCTGCTGGGTGACCTGCAAGGCCCGAAAATCCGAATCGCCAAATTCGCCAACAAGAAGATCGAGCTGAAGATCGGTGACAAGTTCACCTTCTCCACCAGCCATCCGTTGACCGAAGGCAACCAGCAAGTGGTCGGCATCGACTACCCGGATCTGGTCAAGGACTGTGGTGTGGGCGACGAGCTGCTGCTCGACGACGGCCGCGTGGTGATGCGCGTTGATACCGCCACCGCAACCGAACTGCATTGCACCGTGACCATCGGCGGTCCGCTGTCCGACCACAAAGGCATCAACCGTCGCGGTGGCGGCCTGACCGCACCGGCCCTGACTGAAAAAGACAAGGCCGACATCAAGCTCGCCGCAGAAATGGAAGTCGACTACCTCGCGGTGTCCTTCCCGCGTGACGCTGCCGACATGGAATACGCCCGTCAACTGCGCGACGAAGCCGGCGGTACTGCCTGGCTGGTAGCGAAGATCGAACGCGCAGAAGCCGTGGCCGACGACGAAACCCTCGACGGTCTGATCAAGGCGTCCGACGCAGTGATGGTTGCCCGTGGTGACCTCGGTGTGGAAATCGGCGACGCCGAGCTGGTGGGCATTCAGAAGAAAATCATTCTGCACGCACGCCGCCACAACAAGGCTGTGATCGTCGCGACCCAGATGATGGAGTCGATGATCCAGAACCCGATGCCGACCCGCGCCGAAGTGTCCGACGTCGCCAACGCCGTGCTCGACTACACCGACGCCGTGATGTTGTCCGCTGAATCCGCTGCTGGTCTGTATCCGCTGGAAGCTGTGCAGGCAATGGCGCGCATCTGCGTCGGCGCTGAGAAGCACCCAACGGGCAAGACCTCCAGCCACCGCATCGGCAAGGAATTCACCCGCTGCGACGAAAGCATCGCACTGGCGACCATGTACACCGCCAACCACTTCCCGGGCGTCAAAGCGATCATCGCACTGACCGAAAGTGGCTACACCCCGCTGATCATGTCGCGCATCCGCTCTTCGGTGCCGATCTATGCGTTCTCGCCGCACCGTGAAACTCAAGCGCGCGCAGCCATGTTCCGTGGTGTGTACACCGTACCGTTCGACCCGGCTTCGCTGGAACCGCACGAAGTCAGCCAGAAAGCCATCGACGAGCTGGTCAAGCGCGGCGTTGTGGAAAAAGGCGACTGGGTCATCCTGACCAAGGGCGACAGCTACCACACCACCGGCGGCACCAACGGCATGAAGATCCTGCACGTGGGCGATCCGCAGGTCTGA